The segment TCGTGGTGGTCGCAGGCATTGGTTGCTCCTCGCGTTTCCCCTATTTCATGAACACGCACAGCCTGCACTTCATCCATGGCCGTGCCCTGCCCCTCGCGACGGGTGTCAGTCTGAGCCGCCCGGATGTGCATGTCTTCGTCTTTGGCGGTGACGGTGACGGTTTCTCCATCGGTGGTAATCACCTGAACCACGCCGCCCGCAAAAACATCAAGCTCCCCTACATCACCATGGATAACTTCGTGTACGGCCTCACGAAGAACCAGACCAGCCCGACGACGCCCATTGGCCGCAAATCGAAGACTGATCCCACTGGCGCGATCGACCGCCCGATCAATCCGATGAAGCAGCTCCTCGCCAGCGGTGCCACCTTCATCGCTCGCACCCACGCTGCGCAGGTGAAGCACATGGAGGAAATCTTCACCCGTGCCATCAATCACGACGGCTTCAGCGTCGTCGAGTGCCTCAGTGAGTGCGTCATGTTCTACCCCGGCGCTTTCGACGATAGCTGGCCGAAAAAAGGCGGTTCCTGGGAAACCATCGACGAAACGCAGCACGACGTGACAGACGACGTCGCCGCCTTCAAACTCGCTGACAACCTCGCTCCTGGAAAATTCGGTGTCTATTACCAGGTCAACCGCCCGACCAAGAATGCCCTCGAGCAAAAATGGATCGACGACACGCAATCGAAGCTCGGTGATGCATCCCAAAAAGATCTTCTGAAAAAGCGCTTTGAGGCGATGCGGTAAGCATTGTCAAAAAGTCTGCCTTTTCGAGCCCTCCACATGCTTTTCTTTCTTGAGAACCGCCTCTGCGGCGCGAGGTAGGCGTGTATGAAATATCATGTCGCCCGTGATGGTGAAAAAATCGGAGAATTCAGTGATCTCGACATCAGCGCAGGTCTGCGTGCTGGCGAGTTCAAGCCGACGGACATCTGCTGGCATGCAGGGCTAAAGGAGTGGTCACCTCTCTCCGTGGAGTTCCCGCCTCCAGAGCAGCCTGTGCAGCCGGAAAGGAGCAG is part of the Verrucomicrobiaceae bacterium genome and harbors:
- a CDS encoding pyruvate ferredoxin oxidoreductase; this translates as MSATTLEPPAALTSAPDAPVAPAVEKLTKKALTADHPTWCPGCGDFAVLAMFYRVLEKLNIPQEKIVVVAGIGCSSRFPYFMNTHSLHFIHGRALPLATGVSLSRPDVHVFVFGGDGDGFSIGGNHLNHAARKNIKLPYITMDNFVYGLTKNQTSPTTPIGRKSKTDPTGAIDRPINPMKQLLASGATFIARTHAAQVKHMEEIFTRAINHDGFSVVECLSECVMFYPGAFDDSWPKKGGSWETIDETQHDVTDDVAAFKLADNLAPGKFGVYYQVNRPTKNALEQKWIDDTQSKLGDASQKDLLKKRFEAMR